The sequence CGCGCTCATCGAAAACGGCACCATCGCGGAGCTGTACGTCGAGAGGAGCAGGGTGAAGGGGATCATCGGCAACATCTACAAGGGTAGGGTGGTCCGGGTGCTGCCGGGCATGCAGGCGGCGTTCGTGGACATCGGGCTGGAAAAGGCGGCCTTTCTCTACGTGGCGGACGTCTTCGACGCCATGGACGAGTACGACAGTTACATCGAGCCGGAGCAGGGTGAGGAGCCGGTGCCGCATCCGCTGCACCCGATCGAGGATCTCCTCCAGGAAGGACAGGAACTCTTGGTGCAGATCTCGAAGGAACCGATCGGAACCAAGGGGGCGCGCATCACGGCGCACATCTCTCTCCCCGGGCGTCACCTGGTCTACATGCCGACCGTAGACCACGTCGGCATCTCCCGGCGCATCGAGGACGAGGTGGAGCGTGAGCGCCTCAAAGAGATCGTCGACCGCATCAAGCCGGTCGGCGGCGGCTTCATCGTCCGCACCGTCTCGGAGGGAAAGAGCGAGGAAGACCTGGTCGCCGACCTCCACTACCTCACCAAACTCTGGGACGAGATAGCCAAGAAGAAGGACAAGGGAGGTGCGCCGAGCCTGATCCATTCGGACCTCGACGTCACCCAGAAGGTGGTGCGCGACATCCTCACCGAGTCGGTTGAACGCATCGTCGTCGACTCGAAGCCCGAGCACGACAAGATCGTCCAGTTCATCAGCACCTTCATGCCGAAGATGAAGTACTCCATCGAGCTTTACGACGAGGAGGAGCCGATTTTCGACCACTTCGGCCTCGAGGTGGAGATCAGTCGCGCCCTCGGCCGCAAGGTCTGGCTGAAATCGGGCGGCTACATCATCATCGAGCAGACCGAGGCGCTCACCGCCATCGATGTCAACACCGGGCGCTACGTCGGCAAGCACAACCTCGAAGACACCATCCTGAAGACCAACCTCGAGGCGGTCAAGGAGATCGCCTACCAGCTGCGCTTGAGAAACCTGGGCGGCATCATCATCATCGACTTCATCGACATGGAGAAGGAGGTGAACCGGGAGAAGGTCTACGGCGCGCTCGAGGAGGCGCTCAAGAGCGACAAGTCGAAGACCAACATCCTCAAGATCTCGGAACTGGGCCTCGTGGAGATGACCCGGAAGCGCGTGCGCGAGAGCCTCGGGCGCATGATGTGCGAGCCCTGCCCTTACTGCGAGGGACGCGGCTACGTGAAGTCCAAGATCACCGTATGCCACGAGATCTTCCGCGAACTGCGCCGCGAGATGCTGGACATCCGGGGGACCAAGGTGATGCTCACCGTGCACCCGCAGGTGGCCGACCTCCTCTACGACGAGGAGCGCCGCGGTCTTGAGGAGCTGGAGAAGAACTTCAAGAAGCGGATCACGGTCCGCGCGAAGCCCGGTTTCCACCAGGAACAGTTCGAAGTAGCCGTAACCTAATACACAGTCAGGAGAGAAGATGATCGGTACGCCGCTGAAGACAGGTGCGACGAGGATGATGCTTTTGGGCTCGGGGGAGCTCGGCAAGGAAGTGGCCATCGAGGCCCAGAGGTTCGGGATCGAGGTGGTGGCGGTGGACCGCTACGCGAACGCGCCGGCGATGCAGATCGCTCATAGAAGCCACGTGATCGACATGCTGAGCCGTGAGGAGCTGGACCGGGTGGTGCGCCTGGAAAACCCCGCCTACATCGTCCCGGAGATCGAGGCGATCAACACCGAATACCTCCTGGAGCTCGAAAAGGAAGGTTTCAACGTCATCCCGACCGCGCGTGCCGCGAACCTCACCATGAACCGGGAGGGGATCCGCAGGCTCGCAGCCGAGGAGCTAGGCCTCCCGACCGCGGCGTACCGTTTCGCCACCAGCATGGAGGAGTTCGCCGAGGCCGTAGCCGCCATCGGACTTCCCTGCGTGGTGAAGCCGATCATGAGCTCTTCGGGCAAGGGGCAGAGCGTCCTGCGCGACGCGGCTGACATGGAGCGCTCCTTCCGCTACGCCATCGAGGGGGCGCGCGGCGCCTCCAACAAGGTGATCGTCGAAGAGTTCATCCCGTTCGATTACGAGATCACCCTCCTCACCGTGCGCCACGTGGGCGGCACTAACTTCTGCCCCCCGATTGGCCACCGCCAGATCGACGGCGACTACCACGAGTCGTGGCAGCCGACCCCCATGGTTCCCGCCGTGCTTGCCGAGGCGCAGCGCCAGGCCGAGGCGGTGACCGCGGCCCTTGGCGGACGCGGCATCTTCGGCGTCGAATTCTTCGTGACCGGCAAAAAGGTCTGGTTCTCAGAGGTCTCCCCCCGTCCCCACGACACCGGGATGGTCACCATGGTCTCCCAGAACCTCTCCGAATTCGAGTTGCACGTACGCGCCATCCTGGGGCTTCCTGTCCCTGAGGTGGAGAGCCTTGGCTGCGCTGCGTCGCACGTCATTTTGGCGGAGGATGTTGCCGTTGAGGTTGCTTTCGAAGGGGTTGCCGAGGCGCTCGCCATGCCGGCGAGCAAGCTGCGACTTTTCGGCAAGCCGGACACCAGGAAGGGGCGTCGCATGGGCGTGGCCCTGGTCCTCGGCAAGGATTGTGACGATGCGAGGGCGAAGGCCGAGCAGGCGGCGCACTGCGTGAGGATCGTGAAGCGCTAGGCCGAAGATCAGACTGTTTCTACGGGGGGCGAACTACAAAGTTCGCCCCCTTTTTTTATATATTGGGGAGTTTTGGGGTTCGTTTGGAAATTGCTGGAAAGGCGGGCACAGCTCTTCTGAAGCGCGACACGAGCCCTGACGTTCCCCCCTTTGCGAAGGGGGGGACGTCAGGGGGGATTTGCATCGCTTCCTTTCCCCTTTTCCGTCTATTCCTTGATCCCGAGGAAATCAAGCAGCCGCTCCCACGAGGCGTTCACCACCTGTCCCTCGGCAATGCCCGCAGCAGTCGCCAGCTTCAGCGCCTCGTCAAACACCCCGACACCCTGGCAGATGTGCGCGTCGCTTCCTATCATTACCCGCGCCCCGATCCGTGCGCAGAGACGAGCGATCTCGGTGCAGTTCCCTTCGCTCCCCTTGCGGCTCACCGCCGAGAGCGAAGAGTTGTTCAGCTCGAGCGCCGTGTCGGTCGCGAGCGCACCCATCACGATCTCCTCGTAGTCGAGCGGGAAGACGGGATTGCCCGGGTGGGAGATGCATTTTACCAGCGGGTTTTCCATCACGGCGAGGAGGGTCTTCGTGTTGCGTGCGCGGTCCTGGCCGCAGATGCCGCAGTCCTCGTGGAAGCCGGCCATGACGTAGTCGAGCGTCTCCAGGACGTCCGGCTCGAGGTCGAGTCTACCGGTGTGATCGAGGATGTTCGCCTCGATGCCGCGGAAGATACGGACGCCGGAGATGGTGGCCGGGACGAAGCGCATGGCGCAGAAATGGAAGCGGTGCGGCCCGCCGGGGAGCCCCGGACCGTGGTCGGTCACAGCGAGGCCGCGCAGCCCCGCCTGTGCGGCGGCATTAGCCAGTTCGTTGATGGTGGAGTAAGCGTGCCCTGAAGCGAGCGTGTGAGTGTGCATGTCGGCTATGATTTTCATGGCCGGACTATTTCATAGCGGGTGTGAAATGTCAAGGGACCCCCATCCCCTCCCCACCGGGAGAGGGTGCCCGAAGGGCGGGCCTGCCCCCCGTAGCGGTGGTCCTGCGGAGGGGGGTGAGGGCGTTACTGCGAAGTGATGTCGCCGGTCGAATGAATGAGAAACAGGTGCCGTCCGGGGACAAGTTACGCAGCGGAAATGAAAAAAGGGCACACCTTGCGGTGTGCCCTTTTTCAAGCTTCGTGTCGGTAACGAATTACTTCGCGACAGCTTTAGCCAGCTCGAGAGCAACTTCTTTGTACGGGTTGGCGAAGAGGATGATGAGGCAGACGACCAGGGCGTAGATCGCCAGGGACTCGATCATTGCCAGACCGATCATCATGGTGGTGAGGATTTTGCCGGAAGCGCCCGGGTTACGGGAAACGCCTTCAACAGCGCTCTTAACTGCGAGACCCTGGCCGATGCCGGTGCCGAGGGTGCCGAGAGCCATGCCGATGCCTGCTGCGAGTACACACATAGTAAAGAATTCCATTTGTTTCTCCTTTGCTGCGTATTTTTCCTAAATAGTATAGGAAGTAAAGTCCGTTCAACGTTCAACGTTCCAGCGTCCTCGGTTTTAACCTTGAACGTTGAACGCTGAACGTCTTTTGGTTTTAGTGCGCGTGCTCCAGCGAGCCCTGGATGTAGATCATCGCCAGGAGCATGAAGACGAAGGCCTGGATGAAGGAGACCAGGACGCCCATCAGCATCATCGGCAGCGGTACCAGGAACGGAGCCAGACCGAAGAAGATGATCAGGACGAGCTCGTGGCCGTTCATGTTACCGAAGAGACGCAGGGTGAGCGAGATAACGCGGCTCAGGTGACCGATCACCTCGATGAAGAACATCATCGGTGCCAGCCAGGCGATGGGGCCCAGGAAGTGCTTGATGTAAGCGGCACCGTGGTGCTTCACGCCCACGATGTGGGTGGTGACGAACACGACGACCGCGCAGGCCGCGGTGGTGTTGATGTTGGCGGTCGGCGGGAAGAAGCCCGGGATGAGGCCCATCAGGTTGGACACCAGGATGAAAAGGGCCAGGGTGGCCACCAGCGGGAAGAACGGGCGGCCGTGCTCGCCCATAGTCTCCACCAGCATGTTCTCGATGCCGCCCACGATCACTTCCATGAAGTTCTGGAGGCCGGAGGGAACCGCCTGCAGCCTCTTGGTTGCCGCGATGGACAGAAGCACCAGGCCGAGCATGAGCAGCCAGGTGTAGACTACGGCGTCCGCACCTGCCTCGGAAAAGCCGAGGGGGTGGAGCAACTCGCGGAAGAACTGAAGGAATAAAAACGGATGAACCATGAAGCTAGCCTCCTTTACGGGTCGACAAATATATCGAAAAAGCGATTATGTTGATCACGAGGACCGAAAGTCCGATCAAAAGGCCGAAGATGTCTGCCTTGAGGACCACGATCGCCAGGTACAAAAGCGCCGCCATGATGGCCAGTCGCAGGATGTAACGCAGCACGGCGAAACGCGAGGCGTTGCGTGGCTGCAGGCGGAGCGCCGCTTCCAGGCCGTTGCGGATCCAGAAGAAGTTCGCGATGGCGAGCATGCCGCCGGCGAAGAGCGAAACTCCGAACCTCGGTGAGACCAGCAAGGCACCGGCGGCTCCGAAAACCCCGCTCAGAAGGAGGCTCCCACGCACCAGCCAGGAGAAGATGTTACTCTCGTTTATCCTTGTCGGACCCGTCATCGCGCAGCTCTTTTCCCGCTAATATGAATATGTTGCGGAAACCTGCCGCAATGCCGAAGAACATGAATATGAAGAAAAACCACGGATCGGTGCCGAGCCAATGGTCCAGTTTCAACCCCACGAAGACGCCGATGGCGATGGCCACCGCGAACGCGATCCCCATGGTGGAGATCATGCCCAGGGTCCTGAGCAGGTTCTTCTTTTCTTGTTCCATAACTGTGCGTCCTCTGTCCCGTATACAAATCACGGGTAGAAAACCAAGGCTAAATAGCACGTCGACGGTACTAATGTCAATTAATTTCCAAGACGCGCCTCAACAAAAATAGCGATTTATCGCGGCGTCTTGCCTTCTATGTTACCTCAGGACGGCATGGCGCGGTGGGAAAAGGTTGCCCGTTGCGGGAAAGGTGGTACCATCTGTTGCGTTGTGCGCTTTTGGTATAACGGATGAGTTCCAGGGGAAGGAGCTGCAATGACGGACCACAGCCGCGATGAGAGCTGCGGACAGGATGGAGCAGGGGAGAGCCGGACCGGCGCCGCTCGTCCGCGACTCTGCGTCCGTTCCAAGATCTGGATCGAACTGGATGGGGAGCCGGTGCTGGGTCAGGGGCGGCTCGAGCTGCTGCGACTGGTGGGGAAAAGCGGTTCCATAAACGCCGCCGCGAAGGAGATGGGGATCCCCTACCGCAAGGCATGGACCTACATCGACTCCATGGAGAAACGGCTCGGCTTTCCGCTTGTGCTTCGCTCCAAGGGGGGGAGCGGCGGTGGAGTGTCGACGCTCACAGCCGAGGCGGAAAGCCTGCTCCAGAAGTTCGAAGCGCTGCAAAAGGGGTTCGCAGAGCTCGTGAACGGCAAGTTCGCCGACCTGGGGTTCGCCCTATGACGCTCACCCTGCTGGCAGCGCTCTTCGTCTGCATCCTGGTGGTCGCCGTCCTCTACTCGAGCGTGGGGCACGGCGGGGCATCCGGCTACATCGCCCTCATGGCCCTTTTCGCCCTGCCGACCGCCTCCATAAAGCCGACCGCCCTGGTCCTCAACATCCTTGTCGCCGGTATCGCCACCTGCACCTATCGGCGCGCCGGGCAGTTCCGCTGGTCCGTCTTCTGGCCTTTTGCGGTGACCTCCATCCCGATGAGTTTCGTGGGAGGGGCGCTGCAACTCCCCGCGATCTACTTCAAGCCCCTGCTCGGGGCGGTGCTTCTTTTTGCCGCCTTCCGTCTGGTTTACCGAGAGGTAGGAAATCCGGTTCCCCCCTCGTCTCCACCCCAGGCGGTCGCGGCGGCGATCGGCATGGTCTTAGGTTTCGTCTCCGGGCTCATCGGCGTCGGGGGAGGGATCTTCCTGAGCCCGCTCCTGCTTTTATTCGGCTGGGCCACTCCCCGTCAGACCGCCGGCATTTCCGCGCTCTTCATCCTGGTCAATTCCATCGCCGGGCTGCTCGGTCATGTGAGCTCCTTGGGTAACGTCATGCCCGGTTCCGCCTGGCTCGCCGCGGCGGCCGTCCTGGGCGGCCTCTTGGGCTCGGCGCTCGGCAGCCGGCTCTTACCCGTGCCGGCCATCCTGAGGACCCTTTCCCTGGTCACCTTTTCGGCGGCTCTGAAGCTGATTCTGACCTAGCCGGCACCAGGCGGAGCGCAAGGCCGGCGAGCGGGCAGCAGGAGACGCACGCGCCGCACCCGGTGCAGAGCCCCTCGTCGATGACGATGCCGACTCCCGCGGCGAAGGAGAGGGCCCCTGCCTCACACCTGTCGAGGCAGGTAAAGCAGCCGCAGCTTCCGGCCGGGCAGTGCCCCGGGTCGACCCGCGCCACCCTGGCCAGCCCAGACTCCACCACTTCTGCCGGAGAGGCCGACTGGCCCGGTTCACGGTCCCGCATCTCCACTGTATCCGCCGGGACCCCGCCGGAGTTCAGCAGAAACTCCCCCACCGCGTACAAGCTGCCGCGAAAAAAATCCTTCCGGCTCAGGGTCATTTCTTGCCGCGCTTTCCTTTCTTCAAGCTCTCCTTACCCCCCTGCACATGGCACTGGGTACAGTTGAGCCGCTCGGGGTGACTCGTGGCGGGCGCCCCCTTAACTCCGTCGCGATGGCAGACGTTGCACTCCTCGCCGTCCTGGTTCGCCTTCACGGCGTGCGGAATCACCGGGGGATCGCCGGGAGACTGCTGCGCATCCGCAGCAAGGTCGGGTGCAGACTCTTCCGCCTCGTCTCCCCATGCCGGGGCCTGTAGCGCCAGCGCCAGCAAGGCGCAAAGGATGAGTGGGAGCACGTTTTTCTTCATATAAGACCTCCTATGGGGCGGACTTCTCGATAGGTCTCCCCACGTCCGTTACGGAGTGGGGCTCTTTCTTGAAACGGAACCCGACGCTCAGGGCGCGCTCGGGACAGCTGTCGAGGCAGGCAAGGCAGCGGGTGCACTCTCCGGCGCGCACACGGCACGCCCCCTGGTCCCAAAGCGGCTCGAGCACTTCCGGGACCGGGCAGACCGCAACGCAGTCGCCGCACCCCGTGCAGCGCTCCCTGCGGAAGCCGACCTTCAGCGGAC is a genomic window of Geomonas ferrireducens containing:
- a CDS encoding Rne/Rng family ribonuclease translates to MGNELVINTTSHETRIALIENGTIAELYVERSRVKGIIGNIYKGRVVRVLPGMQAAFVDIGLEKAAFLYVADVFDAMDEYDSYIEPEQGEEPVPHPLHPIEDLLQEGQELLVQISKEPIGTKGARITAHISLPGRHLVYMPTVDHVGISRRIEDEVERERLKEIVDRIKPVGGGFIVRTVSEGKSEEDLVADLHYLTKLWDEIAKKKDKGGAPSLIHSDLDVTQKVVRDILTESVERIVVDSKPEHDKIVQFISTFMPKMKYSIELYDEEEPIFDHFGLEVEISRALGRKVWLKSGGYIIIEQTEALTAIDVNTGRYVGKHNLEDTILKTNLEAVKEIAYQLRLRNLGGIIIIDFIDMEKEVNREKVYGALEEALKSDKSKTNILKISELGLVEMTRKRVRESLGRMMCEPCPYCEGRGYVKSKITVCHEIFRELRREMLDIRGTKVMLTVHPQVADLLYDEERRGLEELEKNFKKRITVRAKPGFHQEQFEVAVT
- the purT gene encoding formate-dependent phosphoribosylglycinamide formyltransferase, translating into MIGTPLKTGATRMMLLGSGELGKEVAIEAQRFGIEVVAVDRYANAPAMQIAHRSHVIDMLSREELDRVVRLENPAYIVPEIEAINTEYLLELEKEGFNVIPTARAANLTMNREGIRRLAAEELGLPTAAYRFATSMEEFAEAVAAIGLPCVVKPIMSSSGKGQSVLRDAADMERSFRYAIEGARGASNKVIVEEFIPFDYEITLLTVRHVGGTNFCPPIGHRQIDGDYHESWQPTPMVPAVLAEAQRQAEAVTAALGGRGIFGVEFFVTGKKVWFSEVSPRPHDTGMVTMVSQNLSEFELHVRAILGLPVPEVESLGCAASHVILAEDVAVEVAFEGVAEALAMPASKLRLFGKPDTRKGRRMGVALVLGKDCDDARAKAEQAAHCVRIVKR
- a CDS encoding phosphatase, with the translated sequence MKIIADMHTHTLASGHAYSTINELANAAAQAGLRGLAVTDHGPGLPGGPHRFHFCAMRFVPATISGVRIFRGIEANILDHTGRLDLEPDVLETLDYVMAGFHEDCGICGQDRARNTKTLLAVMENPLVKCISHPGNPVFPLDYEEIVMGALATDTALELNNSSLSAVSRKGSEGNCTEIARLCARIGARVMIGSDAHICQGVGVFDEALKLATAAGIAEGQVVNASWERLLDFLGIKE
- the atpE gene encoding ATP synthase F0 subunit C codes for the protein MEFFTMCVLAAGIGMALGTLGTGIGQGLAVKSAVEGVSRNPGASGKILTTMMIGLAMIESLAIYALVVCLIILFANPYKEVALELAKAVAK
- the atpB gene encoding F0F1 ATP synthase subunit A encodes the protein MVHPFLFLQFFRELLHPLGFSEAGADAVVYTWLLMLGLVLLSIAATKRLQAVPSGLQNFMEVIVGGIENMLVETMGEHGRPFFPLVATLALFILVSNLMGLIPGFFPPTANINTTAACAVVVFVTTHIVGVKHHGAAYIKHFLGPIAWLAPMMFFIEVIGHLSRVISLTLRLFGNMNGHELVLIIFFGLAPFLVPLPMMLMGVLVSFIQAFVFMLLAMIYIQGSLEHAH
- a CDS encoding ATP synthase subunit I — its product is MTGPTRINESNIFSWLVRGSLLLSGVFGAAGALLVSPRFGVSLFAGGMLAIANFFWIRNGLEAALRLQPRNASRFAVLRYILRLAIMAALLYLAIVVLKADIFGLLIGLSVLVINIIAFSIYLSTRKGG
- a CDS encoding AtpZ/AtpI family protein, with the translated sequence MEQEKKNLLRTLGMISTMGIAFAVAIAIGVFVGLKLDHWLGTDPWFFFIFMFFGIAAGFRNIFILAGKELRDDGSDKDKRE
- a CDS encoding winged helix-turn-helix domain-containing protein is translated as MTDHSRDESCGQDGAGESRTGAARPRLCVRSKIWIELDGEPVLGQGRLELLRLVGKSGSINAAAKEMGIPYRKAWTYIDSMEKRLGFPLVLRSKGGSGGGVSTLTAEAESLLQKFEALQKGFAELVNGKFADLGFAL
- a CDS encoding sulfite exporter TauE/SafE family protein — protein: MTLTLLAALFVCILVVAVLYSSVGHGGASGYIALMALFALPTASIKPTALVLNILVAGIATCTYRRAGQFRWSVFWPFAVTSIPMSFVGGALQLPAIYFKPLLGAVLLFAAFRLVYREVGNPVPPSSPPQAVAAAIGMVLGFVSGLIGVGGGIFLSPLLLLFGWATPRQTAGISALFILVNSIAGLLGHVSSLGNVMPGSAWLAAAAVLGGLLGSALGSRLLPVPAILRTLSLVTFSAALKLILT